CCAAATTCAAAATACGTTAAGCTGGTTTCGCCACGTTTATCTTCAATGCCTTGAAATGCTGAAATGTGCTCATTATCGGGCAGCATTTCACCATTAATTCTTACTCTTTCGTTATATGTATGAATATGCGGCGAAGAAAAAACACCAACAGTATATCCATGAGCCAGTAAAATGGATTCTAAACAACGCGCTGTAGTGCCTTTACCGTTTGTACCGGCAATTAAAATAATTTTGCTGGGAATAGTAAGTAAGTCGCAAGTACTAGCTGTATGCTTGACTCGTGACAGGCCTAATTCTATTTCATTGGGGTGTATACGCTCTAAATAAGAAAGCCAATCATCCAGCGTATTGAATGATTGGCTTTGATTAATTTCTGTCATTTACTTACAAATTTACACTACTGATGATTTCGCATTTAATTATGCGATTCTATGCTCCTGAGACACAGAAGGCAAATTCATTAATTTTGCAAGTAAGCCAGATATTTTCTCACGCATTTGACGACGATCAATGATCATGTCTATGGCGCCATGTTCTAATAAGAATTCACTACGTTGAAATCCTTCAGGGAGTTTTTCTCTTACCGTTTGTTCAATAACACGCGGGCCTGCAAAACCAATCAGTGCATTTGGCTCACCAATATTGATGTCACCTAACATCGCTAAGCTTGCCGATACACCACCCATTGTAGGATCTGTTAATACAGACACATAAGGTAATCCTTTTTCAGACATTTTAGCGAGTGCAGCACTTGTTTTTGCCATTTGCATTAACGACATTAGCGCTTCCTGCATCCGTGCACCACCACTAGCTGAAAAACAAACAAGAGGTAAGTTATGTTCTAAACACGTTTGCACAGCCTTTACAAACCGAGCACCCACTACCGATGCCATCGACCCGCCCATAAAAGTAAACTCAAACGATGCAACAACAACAGGCACACCTTTAACCGAGCCCTTCATTACTACCATTGCATCTTTTTCATTTGTTGCTTTTTGCGCTGCGGCGATTCTGTCTTTGTAGCGCTTTGAATCTTTAAACTTTAATAAATCTTGTGGCTCAAGCTCTTCACCCAACTCCACTTGCTCGCCCGCATCTAAAAAGTGCTTAATTCTATCTCGTGCACTTAGGCGCATGTGGAAATCACATTTAGGACAAACACCATGGTGTTCATCTACTTGGGTTTTATAGAGTGCTGCATCGCATCCCGGACATTTAATCCACAGCCCTTCGGGAATATTTCTACGTCGTGATGATTTAGTTTTTGGTAGAATTTTTTCAATCCAGCTCATATTTGTCTCTCAAACAGGCTTCATACATCAAAAATCAGATATATATAATAAAATGTTGTTTATTGTGCTTATTCTCTTAGAAAAGAGAATAATTTAGCCGCTAATTAAAACATAGCTGTAAATAGATTTATACTTAAAACTGGTCTTAGTAGTTTAGCGTTAAATGAAACGTTATCCGAATTTAGCACTATATTCGTTCATTTTACGTTCAATTTATACGCTAACTGACTATGGGTTATTCATCTGGCAGAAATAATGGGCCAATTGGCGAGTAAGGTAGCGTAATTTCTTCTGGGTAATCAACTTCAACTAAATATAGTCCAGCGGCTTTTGCTGTTGCTGCCGCTTGGTTACGATCCTTAGCAGCAAGCACCTCTGCAATCCAGTTAATTGGCTTATTCCCCATCCCTATTTCCAATAAACTACCAGTGATATTTCTTACCATATGATGTAAAAATGCGTTGGCTTTAATATCAATAATAATAAAGCTAGAAAAGCGCGATACATTTAAATGAATGAGGTTTCTAAATGGTGTTTTTGACTGACACTGAACCGCACGAAAGGACGTGAAGTCATTCTCACCTAACAGAAGCTGCCCTGCTTGATGCATTTTTTCAACATCTAACGTTTGATGGTAATGGCTCAAACCTGCGCCTAAAATACCGGGCCTTAGCTTGGTATTACTGATGATATAGCGATAACGCCTTGCTGTGGCAGAAAAGCGCGCATGAAAATCTTCATCTACAGTTGTCGCCCACTTTACCGCAACATTCGCAGGCAGGTTTGCATTCACACCCATTGTCCATGCTTTATTATCGCGAATTGATGTCGTGTCAAAGTGCACCACCTGATTAGTTGCATGTACACCCGCATCAGTTCTTCCAGCACAAAATATTTCAACCGTATGATTTGCGACTTTAGAAATAGCCTCCTCAACCACTTGTTGAACACCTATCACTTCGCGCTGTCTTTGCCAGCCATAATAAGCATTACCGTCATACTCAATGCCTAATGCGATTCTCATTAACTACCTACCGATGCTTTAAATGTTAAATGAATCTAAATCCTGCTGAATTTAGATTAAATTATGATGCGTGTATTTAAATGCTATGCAGAAAAGCATAAAAACTAATTCGAGGCATTATAAACCAATACTGACTAAATTGAGTATGTTAAATATGTTTACTGACGTTGGTACTAATCATGCTTCGCTCTTAAATGGACATTAAATTTAATCATGCCACTAGCGACCAACTCGTTCGTTTGCTGCTCTAAATGCTTGCTATCTTCAAATTCGAATGCGTCTAAATGCTCATCAAATTCAATAATTCCCCACCCATCACGGCCTTCTTCTTTTACTTTATAAAGCGCTAAATCTGCAAAGTTAAGTGCAACTTCCCAGTCAACTAATTGCCCACCGATCATTGGTAAAGGATAAAATGCATAACCAATAGAGCATGTAATATTAACCGTTCCACCTTTTGGTAGCATAAATTGTTCTTCAGCAACTTTTGTATTTAAACGACCAACAAACTCTTTTACATTCTCTGCCTGCGTATCACGTAACAAGACTAAAAATTCGTCCCCACCCCATCGAACAACATAGTCCGAACCACGTGTTTCAGCGGTAAGTAGTGCGGCAAACTGCTGTAACACCATATCACCCGCCACTGGGCCATGGGTGTCATTAACATGTTTAAATAGATCAATATCGATAACAAGTACCGCAATACTCTTACCTTCTTTCATTAACGCTTCACGATTACGCTGAAAATGCTCAATATCTTTCGGTAATTGTTCTAATAAAAACTGCCTGTTACGCAACCCGCTTAATTCGTCTTTTTGGCTGTTTTCTTGCAACTGTAAGTTAGCATTATTTAACTGTGTATTTATTTCTTTTAGCTCACGGGTTTTTACTTCAACCAATTGCTTCAGGTTTTTATTTTTAACTTGCTCACGATGTTTGAAAATTTTAAAAAATAGGTATAGTCCATAAAAAATCATCAGGATAATAATGATTCGATAAAATATCGTTTCAGAGAAACGATTATCTATACTAATCCTTAAAGAAGATGTTTCGGCGTTACTCCATTTTTCACTTTTTCTTTTTGCCTGCACCTCAAAAATAAATTGCCCTGACGGTAAGTTGGTAAAAATAGCTTCACGCCTTTTATTCGCATAAACCCACTCTTTATTTAGTGGCAAAATACGATAGCGATACTGGTGATTTTGTGCCGAAATATAGTCGATTGCAGTGTACGCGATTCTGATGTCTCGCTCTTCAACATCAAGAGGAATATTTGTGCGTGTTAATATGTACTGGGAATGATCTTTAGTATTTACAGATTCAATCAGTGGATTTAATTTAGGTAAAATACGTTGCTTTTGAGATAGTTCAACCTCAACAATACCGCGCGTTGTAGGTAACCACAAACTATTGTTAAATGGCACAATTTTACCATCGCCAAACCCATTACAACATCGCCCAGCTTCTGCCCCTAACTGCCTGTCGAATTCGGTAAGAATTTCCTGTGTGGTTATATGCTCAACTTGCTTGATGAGTTGAGCAAATTCAATACGGTAGATGCCTTTTAATGTACTTACCCATAATAGATTGTTTTGCTTATCTTGATACATTGCCATGATTGAGCCATACGGCAAACCATTTGTAGCGTCATAATGCATCCACTCTTGATCGTTGTTACGCACGAACATGCCATTTTCCAGCGTACCTACAACAACCTCACCCGTATCCAATTGCTGAATAGTGGTAATAAACGCAGTGCTTACACTTTCATTACCTTCAATCGCATTAAAACGCGCATCACCTTCAATTGTTAATCCTTGGCTAGTCCCTACCCACAATTGCTCATCAATTTCTCGCACGGCCGTAATTTGCTGTGATGGCAATGTGCTTGAAAGCGTATGTGTTGACAGTGTCTCATTTTGATAACGCATTAACCCACGGTTCGAGCCAATCCAAAACCCGCTTTCATCTGGCTCAATAATCCGAACCTCTTTGCCTAACGTTTCAGTTAAACTTGGTGGGATTAGCACTTTCCCATTTTGATAAATAGCGACCCCATTTTCCGTTCCCATCACCACGCGTTCAGGCTCAAAATGAATGGTGTGCACAACGCGCCTATTTAACATTTTATACCCTAATACAATGTTAAAATAGCCATGTTTATCTTGAACAGCTAACCCTTGCTGAGTCGAGGCCCAAAGTAAGCCTTCGTTTGAAACGGCCAATGTTCTAGAGATAACACTTGAGTAATGATTGACCTGATGGCGTGAAATAATGCCTTTTTCAGACCGCCATAGGCCATCCGATGCACTTGCTAACCACATGACACCTTCATCATCTAAATACAAGTCAGTAAACCAAGGGGCATGCCCCAAATGCTCACTATGTACAACTTGCCAATTTTTGTTTGGCTCCTTATGAAATAGCTGTCCCATTGCAGAAACCCACAAAGCATCGTGCTTATCTCGTATCATTCGATATACGATTGTTCTATCAAGTGTAGGTAACGGAAAAACTGTAAACGTGCCATTCACCGACATTTGGTAGATACCACGCTCTGTTGCAATCAGTAACCTTGAGCCATCCCAAAGCAAATCGTGAATAATGGCATGTTTTAAATAATCAGGCAGCGGTAACGACTTTTCCATAATGCCGTTTTGTAATAAGAAAATATCAGAGTCGCTTGCTGCCCACACACCATATGGCGACAAAGCTAATTGATTTACTAACGCATTATTGGTGTCTACTTTGGTAAACGTACCGCCATTGAAAATATAGATGCCTTCAGCAGCGACATATAAAGAATGAGAAGGGGTTTGTAAAATATCAGTAACATGACCGGTAATGTCGTACTGCGTGAATGCTTGCGTTGTAGGATCAACACCAGCCAAGCCATTTTTTGTGCCAATCCAAACGTATCCATCGTTATCAGTAAACAGCTCAGAAACCCAATTACTCGGTAAAGGAACTGATTGGCTCTTTTGAAATGACTTAAACCGCTCACCGTCGAAACGATTTAAGCCATATAATGTGCCAACCCAAATATAGCCATATTCATCTTTGGTAATAGCACGAGTCGATTGCGAGGATAAGCCATGAGAAGTATTCCATTCCTTTACATCATAATCATAAATCGATGCAAATAGCGGCTTATAAAAAGCAAATAAAAATAGCAGTAAAGCGAGTCTAAACAACCTTTGAACGGCCCCCATGCACTTTGACTATAGTTGGTAGTAAATAATTATTTGCATTACAACAAGGGCATAAAAACCTGCAAGGATATCGTCAACCATGATCCCTAATCCGCCACGCATTTTTCTATCTAAAAAGCCGATTGGCCAAGGCTTAATAATGTCAAAAAAGCGGAATAACGCAAAACCAATTAAAATGTAATGCCACTCTCTTGGTACGGCAATCATCGTTACGAAGAAACCTGCAAACTCATCCCACACAATAGCGGGGTGATCATGAACACCTACGTCAAACGCACATTTTCCACAAATGTAAACACCAACAACACACATTACAGCGGTTATTGCTAAATACCACTGTAATGAAAGTGCACTTGCAA
This is a stretch of genomic DNA from Flocculibacter collagenilyticus. It encodes these proteins:
- a CDS encoding phosphatidylglycerophosphatase A family protein; this encodes MSRDAIRNKFNLFDINHFLALGFGSGLSRFAPGTVGTIAAIPLFWFASALSLQWYLAITAVMCVVGVYICGKCAFDVGVHDHPAIVWDEFAGFFVTMIAVPREWHYILIGFALFRFFDIIKPWPIGFLDRKMRGGLGIMVDDILAGFYALVVMQIIIYYQL
- the truA gene encoding tRNA pseudouridine(38-40) synthase TruA, producing MRIALGIEYDGNAYYGWQRQREVIGVQQVVEEAISKVANHTVEIFCAGRTDAGVHATNQVVHFDTTSIRDNKAWTMGVNANLPANVAVKWATTVDEDFHARFSATARRYRYIISNTKLRPGILGAGLSHYHQTLDVEKMHQAGQLLLGENDFTSFRAVQCQSKTPFRNLIHLNVSRFSSFIIIDIKANAFLHHMVRNITGSLLEIGMGNKPINWIAEVLAAKDRNQAAATAKAAGLYLVEVDYPEEITLPYSPIGPLFLPDE
- the accD gene encoding acetyl-CoA carboxylase, carboxyltransferase subunit beta, coding for MSWIEKILPKTKSSRRRNIPEGLWIKCPGCDAALYKTQVDEHHGVCPKCDFHMRLSARDRIKHFLDAGEQVELGEELEPQDLLKFKDSKRYKDRIAAAQKATNEKDAMVVMKGSVKGVPVVVASFEFTFMGGSMASVVGARFVKAVQTCLEHNLPLVCFSASGGARMQEALMSLMQMAKTSAALAKMSEKGLPYVSVLTDPTMGGVSASLAMLGDINIGEPNALIGFAGPRVIEQTVREKLPEGFQRSEFLLEHGAIDMIIDRRQMREKISGLLAKLMNLPSVSQEHRIA
- a CDS encoding ligand-binding sensor domain-containing protein; protein product: MFRLALLLFLFAFYKPLFASIYDYDVKEWNTSHGLSSQSTRAITKDEYGYIWVGTLYGLNRFDGERFKSFQKSQSVPLPSNWVSELFTDNDGYVWIGTKNGLAGVDPTTQAFTQYDITGHVTDILQTPSHSLYVAAEGIYIFNGGTFTKVDTNNALVNQLALSPYGVWAASDSDIFLLQNGIMEKSLPLPDYLKHAIIHDLLWDGSRLLIATERGIYQMSVNGTFTVFPLPTLDRTIVYRMIRDKHDALWVSAMGQLFHKEPNKNWQVVHSEHLGHAPWFTDLYLDDEGVMWLASASDGLWRSEKGIISRHQVNHYSSVISRTLAVSNEGLLWASTQQGLAVQDKHGYFNIVLGYKMLNRRVVHTIHFEPERVVMGTENGVAIYQNGKVLIPPSLTETLGKEVRIIEPDESGFWIGSNRGLMRYQNETLSTHTLSSTLPSQQITAVREIDEQLWVGTSQGLTIEGDARFNAIEGNESVSTAFITTIQQLDTGEVVVGTLENGMFVRNNDQEWMHYDATNGLPYGSIMAMYQDKQNNLLWVSTLKGIYRIEFAQLIKQVEHITTQEILTEFDRQLGAEAGRCCNGFGDGKIVPFNNSLWLPTTRGIVEVELSQKQRILPKLNPLIESVNTKDHSQYILTRTNIPLDVEERDIRIAYTAIDYISAQNHQYRYRILPLNKEWVYANKRREAIFTNLPSGQFIFEVQAKRKSEKWSNAETSSLRISIDNRFSETIFYRIIIILMIFYGLYLFFKIFKHREQVKNKNLKQLVEVKTRELKEINTQLNNANLQLQENSQKDELSGLRNRQFLLEQLPKDIEHFQRNREALMKEGKSIAVLVIDIDLFKHVNDTHGPVAGDMVLQQFAALLTAETRGSDYVVRWGGDEFLVLLRDTQAENVKEFVGRLNTKVAEEQFMLPKGGTVNITCSIGYAFYPLPMIGGQLVDWEVALNFADLALYKVKEEGRDGWGIIEFDEHLDAFEFEDSKHLEQQTNELVASGMIKFNVHLRAKHD